A genomic segment from Streptomyces sp. NBC_01233 encodes:
- a CDS encoding pentapeptide repeat-containing protein, whose product MRPGLSFLTALRSQLDLSPQRVMVVPGAQDVNQAASQAYFHTCEADEVAPQPPYWPKWRHYTRLFRGLYQGLDTVFDSDQPWTLFPVPELSTVVAGFNSSMAYSHRPEEQYGYIGRDQAAWFAEAMRRYEEEGWLRIGALRHPLTDGRRPGDAIGGPGGLRDADTLARLAAPRLHLLLHGPTGGPRTLTGVPSRTQLPGAAGELPLFGSAAPARFQLLRVTADGVTRWDDRITAEGEHFPGDWRQTRRVFPVPELPAVITVEHPRGRAPLEDPAASLIERVKEICRVRREGVRLRDVPRREPSDIAQIMATWQESEDGVVQQQRIAVHPGTPTEDEIDRFIAQVHATDTGSEAVLVYAGDAPASGLRQRAAGHGVRVRVRSFIEFQGLLDLRGYVAAQTARLAASDQYPPGLYLPQRYRDADRGDGQDRAGQERDGLVEELLELLESDHGRFVLLLGDFGHGKTFALRELARRIPEHLPHLTPLLIPLNTLDRAHSLEGLVAAHLAGHDVDTIDLRALRYMLAQGRVVLLFDGFDELVHRVSYDRAADHLQVLLDAAVDNAKIVVSSRTQHFKSHAQVLTALGERVGLLPQRRILSVEGFTPAQIRSYLVRSYGDERAANQRFQLLRNIPDLLMLCRNPRLLSFVADLSQDQLRAVAGAGRALSPARLYEDVFTSWLGYEELRGQGGPGAPPGLTVDELWAAVTALAWRLWESGRSALRLDELTETVATTLSELTESPLTPSERAQAVGAGSLLVRSDDGVFQFIHGSVIEWLVAREAARQLARGRHTLLHARPFSQLAVEFFCDLADHERCARWVRDALDSPGRGINDAARANAVRISDRLRVPANADLRGARLAGEDLSHRDFSGVDLSDADLTDTRLVGANLSGARLRGTRLTGARLDRADLSRADLTGANLSRARLTRADLRGAALTGSRWHRAALIDVTMDDAVRSAPELRTASIAPGMPVDAGFRPSAVGVPYGFGMRTSRLPEPIAYSADGELLAVGSEDGSILVCGADDGRAVRTLQGHEGRVYAVKFRPDVIATGGSDGAVRLWDPVTGACRHSLTVHPDGVWPVSFDAAGTLLATGDREGLVTVWDVATGGPVHRLPGHTAPVYTAVYGPGGILLTGDATAKVRVWDLATGHCVREIDGHQGAVYRARFSPDGTLFATADRGEGGRGGTVRIWRTADARLLHEFTGHTGRVYVLDFHPEGNLLASGCTDGQVRLWDPVVGTPAGTLERGTGAVYQVLFGDEGKLLAACDSNGAVRLWTVTTGRPHGYTIALHPQQPAEHRGTAWACAFRPGDSQLLTVGNDGGAQIWDSATGQGKRILRGHGRRISGVAFSADGAQLATAGNDGVVRLWETRTGRRTDELSGRGDRLVSAAFSPVEPLLATASNDGDMYLWDPASGEYLRELDAETEHVWAEAFNADGTLLATANDDDSVRVWFRPTGSPVSNLTGHRGRVRSIDFRPDADVLATGCDDSVVRVWDARSGRLVEELGGSSGHADRVYGVAYGPGSAWLASASWDGSAIVWRDGEAGPRLRGRGGRLWAVAAHPSSPLLAVGGDDRSVCLWHAETGEHVTDLVGHTGRVLSLAFSPDGTTLASGAEDGTVRLWNLPADGGPPALRATLMGMTGGWAALTPSGGYKYEGDVAGEFWHVVGMSRFTPGELDEYLPGIHRLPLGEEL is encoded by the coding sequence GTGCGACCAGGCCTCAGCTTCCTGACCGCCCTGCGGTCCCAGCTCGACCTGTCCCCCCAGCGCGTGATGGTGGTGCCGGGCGCCCAGGACGTGAACCAGGCCGCGTCCCAGGCCTACTTCCACACCTGCGAGGCCGACGAGGTCGCGCCGCAGCCGCCGTACTGGCCCAAGTGGCGCCACTACACCCGGCTCTTCCGCGGCCTGTACCAGGGCCTGGACACCGTCTTCGACAGCGATCAGCCCTGGACCCTCTTCCCGGTGCCGGAACTGAGCACGGTCGTCGCCGGGTTCAACTCCTCCATGGCCTACAGCCACCGCCCCGAGGAGCAGTACGGGTACATCGGCCGCGATCAGGCCGCCTGGTTCGCGGAGGCCATGCGCCGCTACGAGGAGGAGGGCTGGCTGCGCATCGGCGCGCTCCGCCACCCGCTCACCGACGGCCGCCGCCCCGGCGACGCGATCGGCGGCCCGGGCGGTCTGCGGGACGCCGACACCCTCGCCAGGCTGGCCGCCCCGCGGCTGCACCTGCTGCTGCACGGCCCGACCGGCGGCCCGCGCACCCTCACCGGCGTCCCCAGCCGCACCCAACTGCCCGGCGCCGCCGGAGAACTGCCGCTGTTCGGCTCCGCCGCCCCCGCCCGCTTCCAGCTCCTGCGGGTCACCGCGGACGGAGTCACCCGCTGGGACGACCGGATCACGGCCGAGGGCGAGCACTTCCCCGGCGACTGGAGGCAGACCCGCCGCGTCTTCCCCGTCCCCGAACTGCCCGCCGTCATCACCGTCGAGCACCCGCGGGGCAGGGCTCCCCTGGAGGATCCGGCCGCCTCCCTCATCGAGCGGGTGAAGGAGATCTGCCGGGTGCGCAGGGAGGGCGTACGGCTGCGCGACGTCCCGCGCCGCGAACCGTCCGACATCGCGCAGATCATGGCCACCTGGCAGGAGTCGGAGGACGGCGTCGTGCAGCAGCAGCGCATCGCCGTCCACCCCGGCACCCCCACCGAGGACGAGATCGACCGCTTCATCGCCCAGGTGCACGCGACCGACACCGGTTCCGAGGCCGTCCTGGTGTACGCGGGCGACGCCCCCGCGAGCGGGCTGCGGCAGCGGGCCGCCGGCCACGGCGTCCGGGTCCGGGTGCGCAGCTTCATCGAGTTCCAGGGCCTTCTCGACCTGCGCGGCTACGTCGCCGCCCAGACCGCCCGGCTCGCCGCGAGCGATCAGTACCCCCCGGGCCTCTACCTCCCCCAGCGCTACCGCGACGCCGACCGCGGCGACGGCCAGGACCGTGCCGGCCAAGAACGCGACGGGCTGGTCGAGGAACTGCTGGAGCTGCTGGAGTCCGACCACGGCCGCTTCGTCCTGCTCCTCGGCGACTTCGGACACGGCAAGACCTTCGCCCTGCGCGAGCTGGCCCGCCGCATCCCCGAACACCTCCCCCACCTGACCCCGCTGCTGATCCCGCTCAACACCCTCGACCGGGCGCACAGCCTCGAGGGCCTGGTCGCCGCCCACCTGGCCGGGCACGACGTCGACACGATCGACCTGCGGGCCCTGCGCTACATGCTCGCCCAGGGCCGCGTCGTCCTGCTCTTCGACGGCTTCGACGAACTGGTCCACCGGGTCAGCTACGACCGCGCCGCCGACCACCTCCAGGTCCTCCTCGACGCCGCCGTCGACAACGCCAAGATCGTGGTCAGCAGCCGCACCCAGCACTTCAAGTCGCACGCCCAGGTCCTCACCGCGCTCGGCGAGCGCGTCGGCCTGCTGCCGCAGCGCCGCATCCTCTCCGTCGAGGGCTTCACCCCGGCGCAGATCCGCTCCTACCTGGTCCGCAGCTACGGCGACGAGCGCGCGGCCAACCAGCGCTTCCAGCTCCTGCGCAACATCCCCGACCTGCTGATGCTCTGCCGCAACCCCCGGCTGCTCTCCTTCGTCGCCGACCTGAGCCAGGACCAGCTGCGGGCGGTCGCCGGAGCGGGCCGCGCGCTCAGCCCGGCCCGGCTCTACGAGGACGTGTTCACCTCCTGGCTCGGCTACGAGGAGCTCCGCGGCCAGGGAGGCCCCGGCGCCCCGCCCGGACTCACCGTCGACGAGCTGTGGGCCGCGGTGACCGCGCTGGCCTGGCGGCTGTGGGAGAGCGGCCGCAGCGCCCTGCGGCTCGACGAGCTCACCGAAACCGTGGCCACCACCCTCAGCGAGCTCACCGAATCCCCGCTCACCCCGTCCGAACGGGCCCAGGCCGTCGGCGCGGGCAGCCTGCTGGTGCGCAGCGACGACGGGGTGTTCCAGTTCATCCACGGCTCCGTCATCGAATGGCTCGTGGCACGGGAGGCAGCACGCCAGCTCGCCCGGGGCCGGCACACCCTGCTCCACGCCCGCCCGTTCAGCCAGCTCGCCGTCGAGTTCTTCTGCGACCTCGCCGACCACGAACGGTGCGCCCGATGGGTGCGCGACGCCCTCGACTCACCCGGACGCGGGATCAACGACGCCGCCCGCGCCAACGCCGTCCGGATCAGCGACCGGCTCCGGGTGCCCGCCAACGCCGACCTGCGGGGCGCCCGACTGGCCGGTGAGGACCTCTCGCACCGCGACTTCTCCGGAGTCGACCTCAGCGACGCCGATCTGACGGACACGCGGCTGGTCGGCGCCAACCTCTCGGGCGCCCGGCTGCGGGGCACCCGGCTGACCGGCGCCCGCCTCGACCGGGCCGACCTGAGCCGCGCCGACCTGACCGGCGCGAACCTGAGCCGGGCCCGGCTGACCCGGGCCGATCTGCGGGGCGCCGCGCTGACCGGCAGCCGCTGGCACCGGGCCGCGCTCATCGACGTGACGATGGACGACGCGGTGCGCTCGGCCCCCGAGCTCAGGACCGCCTCGATCGCCCCCGGGATGCCGGTGGACGCCGGGTTCAGGCCGTCGGCGGTCGGCGTCCCCTACGGCTTCGGCATGCGCACCAGCCGCCTCCCCGAGCCCATCGCCTACAGCGCCGACGGCGAACTCCTCGCCGTCGGCAGCGAGGACGGCTCCATCCTGGTCTGCGGCGCCGACGACGGCCGGGCGGTGCGCACCCTCCAGGGGCACGAAGGACGGGTGTACGCCGTGAAGTTCCGGCCCGACGTGATCGCCACCGGCGGCTCCGACGGCGCGGTGCGGCTCTGGGACCCGGTGACCGGAGCGTGCCGGCACAGCCTCACGGTCCACCCCGACGGGGTGTGGCCGGTCTCGTTCGACGCGGCCGGCACCCTGCTCGCCACGGGCGACCGCGAGGGCCTGGTCACGGTGTGGGACGTGGCCACGGGCGGGCCCGTGCACCGGCTGCCCGGCCACACCGCGCCCGTCTACACCGCGGTTTACGGCCCGGGCGGCATACTGCTCACCGGCGACGCGACCGCGAAGGTACGCGTCTGGGACCTGGCCACCGGGCACTGCGTCCGGGAGATCGACGGCCATCAGGGCGCCGTCTACCGCGCCCGGTTCAGCCCGGATGGCACGCTCTTCGCGACCGCGGACCGGGGCGAGGGCGGGCGCGGCGGCACCGTGCGGATCTGGCGGACCGCCGACGCACGGCTGCTGCACGAGTTCACCGGACACACCGGCCGCGTGTACGTCCTCGACTTCCACCCCGAGGGCAACCTCCTGGCCAGCGGCTGCACCGACGGCCAGGTACGGCTCTGGGACCCCGTCGTCGGCACCCCCGCCGGAACCCTCGAACGGGGCACGGGCGCCGTCTACCAGGTGCTGTTCGGCGACGAGGGCAAGCTCCTCGCCGCCTGCGACAGCAACGGCGCGGTCCGGCTGTGGACGGTCACCACCGGGCGGCCGCACGGCTACACGATCGCCCTCCACCCCCAGCAGCCCGCCGAGCACCGGGGCACCGCCTGGGCATGCGCCTTCCGGCCCGGCGACAGCCAGCTGCTCACCGTCGGCAACGACGGCGGCGCGCAGATCTGGGATTCCGCCACCGGCCAGGGCAAGCGCATCCTGCGCGGCCACGGCCGCCGGATCAGCGGCGTGGCCTTCAGTGCGGACGGCGCGCAGCTGGCGACGGCCGGCAACGACGGAGTCGTACGGCTCTGGGAGACGCGCACGGGACGGCGCACGGACGAGCTGTCCGGCCGCGGAGACCGGCTGGTCTCGGCGGCGTTCAGCCCCGTCGAGCCCCTCCTGGCCACGGCCAGCAACGACGGGGACATGTACCTGTGGGACCCGGCGAGCGGCGAATACCTGAGGGAACTCGACGCCGAGACCGAGCACGTCTGGGCGGAGGCCTTCAACGCCGACGGCACCCTGCTCGCCACCGCCAACGACGACGACTCCGTGCGCGTCTGGTTCCGCCCCACCGGTTCCCCCGTGTCGAACCTGACCGGGCACCGGGGCCGGGTCCGCTCGATCGACTTCCGCCCGGACGCCGACGTCCTGGCCACCGGCTGCGACGACAGCGTCGTACGGGTGTGGGACGCCAGGAGCGGCCGGCTCGTGGAGGAACTCGGCGGGAGCAGCGGGCACGCGGACCGGGTGTACGGCGTCGCGTACGGGCCGGGGAGCGCCTGGCTGGCCAGCGCGAGCTGGGACGGCAGCGCCATCGTCTGGCGGGACGGGGAGGCGGGTCCGCGCCTGCGCGGACGCGGCGGCCGGCTCTGGGCCGTGGCCGCCCACCCGAGCAGCCCGCTGCTCGCGGTCGGCGGCGACGACCGGTCGGTGTGCCTGTGGCACGCGGAGACGGGTGAGCACGTCACCGACCTCGTCGGCCACACCGGCCGGGTGCTCTCCCTCGCCTTCTCCCCGGACGGTACGACGCTGGCGAGCGGCGCCGAGGACGGCACCGTACGGCTCTGGAACCTCCCGGCGGACGGCGGCCCGCCGGCGCTGCGCGCGACGCTGATGGGCATGACGGGCGGCTGGGCGGCGCTGACCCCGTCCGGCGGCTACAAGTACGAGGGCGACGTGGCCGGTGAGTTCTGGCACGTCGTGGGAATGTCCCGGTTCACCCCGGGGGAACTCGACGAGTACCTGCCGGGCATCCACCGGCTGCCGCTGGGGGAGGAGTTGTGA
- a CDS encoding CHAT domain-containing protein produces MRFTAYERALVVAGRIARERKLPAQGHLSTRSTRWIASRLDARLDRPDGPSARRQRELLELEGFLGGLGIADSKDSGNAGHSWVRAMLIRITDHLPEPGALPPKDRHLARLYELLGREYVRYADWSTAAECFTGAALHWAAPRHVRRTYAQMVVLTMKEGDHAAARDGLEIIQGASHGPSAAFHRIAARILDPAPLLDANAADGIERVHDLGIIPYTYLVSCLAERLAADAQPERALGLLTAARARLAADRADDWLVGELEQAAAGIWTSLERYEEALGVALSAWAKLDAQRYRACSHTQRLSLWKNFGPTRRAALVSAVALGDERTVAELIESCRLQSLLGAAVEIEDDEKLAGSGFEFTSGPADADAEDPDGESAEALAPPAQAPQEEPAAADGSGPVVSSAVFTALNDALNSTLLHFPEPVSYQGTALLLPHYRTALPPKEAQGLAARPLDDALPEGVFWSTHIEDGLLFWFVARDGRPAGYGAQDLREFDRIKPVLLGLAGHSQSSERKTWSLFPYKRGPGDFYEPFTQLRSWRSAEEQIVTRTIGQLLPPPLVEALRRAGADEPLRLTISAARELTCVPWAITMIPGTEERLIEKAVLRMWTSTPTQLRRASRACGLPPGSPVPFLLACDNPDGSLRERTADSVVNEAAVLLTASGPDGPGTKDALLAALHKIGPSTHGVFFYRGHGVHDSDPAWSALPLAEETYVQSGELFGAFDDGTPFLPMPTRVILSCCSSSTASALGGEGMGLAAGAIHSGADQVIATSLDIRDASFTEAFEDLLVRGMLDGQRTGDHADLLRRLQLRMLTEWKVFSVRGEDLDGEEIRDPHPIIWASFQAY; encoded by the coding sequence ATGAGGTTCACGGCGTACGAGCGCGCGCTCGTCGTGGCGGGGCGCATCGCCCGGGAGCGGAAGCTTCCCGCGCAGGGGCACCTCTCCACGCGCAGCACCCGGTGGATCGCTTCGCGCCTCGACGCCCGGCTGGACCGGCCCGACGGCCCGTCCGCACGCCGGCAGCGCGAGCTGCTCGAACTCGAAGGCTTCCTCGGCGGGCTGGGCATCGCGGACTCGAAGGACTCGGGGAACGCCGGGCACTCCTGGGTACGGGCGATGCTGATCAGGATCACCGACCATCTTCCGGAGCCGGGCGCACTGCCGCCCAAGGACCGTCATCTCGCCCGGCTCTACGAGCTGTTGGGGCGCGAGTACGTGCGCTATGCGGACTGGTCGACCGCGGCCGAGTGCTTCACCGGCGCCGCCCTCCACTGGGCGGCTCCCCGCCACGTCCGCCGTACGTACGCCCAGATGGTCGTCCTCACGATGAAGGAGGGGGACCACGCCGCCGCCAGGGACGGTCTGGAGATCATCCAGGGCGCGTCCCACGGCCCGTCCGCCGCCTTCCACCGGATCGCGGCCCGGATCCTGGACCCGGCGCCCCTGCTCGACGCGAACGCGGCCGACGGCATCGAGCGGGTCCACGACCTGGGGATCATCCCCTACACCTACCTCGTCTCCTGCCTCGCGGAACGGCTCGCCGCCGACGCGCAGCCGGAACGCGCCCTCGGCCTCCTCACCGCGGCCCGCGCCCGGCTCGCCGCGGACCGGGCCGACGACTGGCTGGTCGGGGAGCTGGAACAAGCGGCCGCGGGCATCTGGACCTCGCTGGAGCGGTACGAGGAGGCCCTGGGCGTGGCCCTGTCCGCCTGGGCGAAGCTGGACGCACAGCGGTACCGCGCGTGTTCGCACACCCAACGGCTCTCCCTCTGGAAGAACTTCGGACCCACCCGGCGCGCGGCCCTCGTCTCGGCGGTCGCCCTGGGGGACGAGCGGACGGTCGCCGAGCTGATCGAGTCGTGCCGGCTGCAGTCCCTGCTCGGCGCCGCCGTCGAGATCGAGGACGACGAGAAGCTCGCCGGCAGCGGGTTCGAGTTCACGTCGGGCCCCGCGGACGCCGATGCGGAGGATCCGGACGGCGAGAGCGCCGAGGCGCTCGCGCCGCCCGCCCAGGCCCCGCAGGAAGAGCCCGCCGCGGCCGACGGCAGCGGCCCGGTCGTGTCGTCGGCGGTCTTCACCGCGCTCAACGACGCCCTGAACTCGACGCTCCTGCACTTTCCGGAGCCCGTCTCCTACCAGGGCACGGCCCTCCTTCTGCCCCACTACCGCACCGCCCTGCCGCCCAAGGAGGCGCAGGGCCTCGCGGCGCGGCCCCTGGACGACGCGCTGCCCGAAGGCGTCTTCTGGTCGACCCACATCGAGGACGGCCTCCTCTTCTGGTTCGTCGCGCGGGACGGGCGGCCCGCCGGGTACGGCGCGCAGGACCTCCGCGAGTTCGACCGGATCAAGCCGGTCCTGCTGGGCCTGGCCGGGCATTCCCAGTCCTCCGAACGCAAGACGTGGAGCCTGTTCCCCTACAAGCGCGGCCCCGGGGACTTCTACGAGCCGTTCACCCAGCTGAGGAGCTGGCGGTCGGCGGAGGAGCAGATCGTCACCCGCACGATCGGGCAGCTCCTGCCGCCGCCGCTCGTCGAAGCGCTGCGGCGGGCCGGCGCGGACGAACCGCTCCGGCTCACGATCTCCGCGGCCCGCGAACTGACCTGTGTGCCCTGGGCGATCACCATGATCCCCGGCACGGAGGAGCGGCTGATCGAGAAGGCGGTCCTGCGGATGTGGACCTCCACGCCGACGCAGCTCAGGCGCGCGTCACGCGCCTGCGGGCTGCCGCCCGGCTCGCCCGTTCCGTTCCTGCTGGCCTGCGACAATCCGGACGGGTCGCTGCGCGAACGGACCGCGGATTCCGTGGTGAACGAGGCGGCCGTGCTCCTGACCGCCTCCGGGCCCGACGGCCCCGGGACCAAGGACGCCCTGCTGGCGGCCCTGCACAAGATCGGCCCCTCCACCCACGGGGTGTTCTTCTACCGCGGTCACGGGGTGCACGACAGCGACCCGGCCTGGTCGGCCCTGCCCCTGGCCGAGGAGACGTACGTGCAGTCGGGCGAGCTCTTCGGGGCGTTCGACGACGGCACGCCCTTCCTGCCGATGCCCACGCGGGTGATCCTGTCGTGCTGTTCCAGCTCCACCGCGTCGGCCCTGGGCGGTGAAGGCATGGGGCTCGCGGCGGGCGCGATCCACTCCGGCGCCGATCAGGTGATCGCCACCTCCCTCGACATCCGCGACGCCTCCTTCACCGAGGCCTTCGAGGACCTCCTCGTCCGGGGGATGCTCGACGGGCAGCGGACCGGCGACCACGCGGACCTGCTGCGGCGGTTGCAGCTGCGGATGCTCACCGAGTGGAAGGTCTTCTCGGTGCGCGGGGAGGACCTCGACGGTGAGGAGATCCGCGATCCCCACCCCATCATCTGGGCCTCGTTCCAGGCGTACTGA
- a CDS encoding SLC13 family permease — translation MSLLKRLHPLDWLAGGLLALGILCVATGLLPTAPAGEVMERIGPLLVFLATVIVLAELTGKAQVFDVVATWVARAGRGSYPLLFVLCVLFASVTTIALNLDTTAVLLTPVMLALATRVGIAAVPLAMTTVWLANTASLLLPVSNLTNLLAADRVALAPSEMAATMWAPQLAAIAVTMACLWGFYWRLGRRGALRYEPPSPPRPADRVLFRVCAVACTGFLLAILADVPLWSASMTAALIVVVAFAVRGREALRLSLVPWRLLVLVPGMFLVVETVNAHGLHEILATAMGSDNGVVGMLRSAAVGAGFSNALNNLPAYMAGEAAIPEANHHQLLAQLIGVNVGPVVTPWASLATLLWFERCRWHGTRIGLGRFLGTGLVLAVTGTLAATLALAATT, via the coding sequence GTGTCTCTCCTCAAGCGGCTGCATCCACTGGACTGGCTGGCCGGCGGCCTGCTCGCCCTCGGCATACTCTGCGTCGCCACGGGTCTGCTGCCCACCGCGCCCGCCGGCGAGGTGATGGAGCGCATCGGTCCGCTGCTGGTGTTCCTCGCCACGGTCATCGTCCTCGCCGAGCTGACCGGCAAGGCGCAGGTCTTCGACGTGGTCGCCACCTGGGTGGCGCGGGCCGGCCGGGGAAGCTATCCCCTGTTGTTCGTTCTGTGCGTGCTGTTCGCGTCCGTCACCACCATCGCCCTCAACCTGGACACCACGGCGGTGCTGCTGACCCCGGTGATGCTGGCGCTGGCGACCCGGGTGGGCATCGCGGCCGTGCCGCTGGCGATGACCACGGTCTGGCTGGCCAATACGGCGAGCCTGCTGCTGCCCGTGTCGAACCTGACGAACCTGCTGGCCGCGGACCGGGTCGCCCTGGCGCCGTCGGAGATGGCGGCCACCATGTGGGCCCCGCAGCTGGCCGCCATCGCGGTCACGATGGCCTGCCTGTGGGGCTTCTACTGGCGTCTGGGGCGCCGCGGGGCGCTCCGCTACGAGCCGCCGTCACCGCCGCGCCCGGCGGACCGGGTCCTGTTCCGGGTGTGCGCGGTGGCGTGCACCGGCTTCCTGCTGGCGATCCTCGCCGACGTGCCCTTGTGGTCGGCGTCGATGACGGCCGCGCTGATCGTGGTGGTGGCCTTCGCGGTGCGCGGCAGGGAGGCGCTGCGCCTCTCCCTGGTCCCCTGGCGGCTGCTCGTCCTCGTTCCCGGGATGTTCCTCGTCGTGGAGACCGTCAACGCACACGGGCTGCACGAGATCCTGGCGACGGCGATGGGGTCCGACAACGGCGTCGTCGGGATGCTGAGGTCCGCGGCGGTCGGGGCGGGCTTCTCCAACGCGCTGAACAACCTGCCGGCCTACATGGCGGGCGAGGCGGCCATCCCCGAGGCCAACCACCACCAGCTGCTCGCGCAGCTCATCGGCGTCAACGTGGGGCCGGTCGTCACCCCGTGGGCCTCCCTGGCCACCCTGCTGTGGTTCGAACGGTGCCGCTGGCACGGCACGCGGATCGGGCTGGGCCGCTTCCTCGGCACGGGGCTGGTCCTGGCGGTGACGGGCACGCTCGCGGCGACGCTGGCGCTGGCCGCCACCACGTGA
- a CDS encoding inositol monophosphatase family protein: protein MPNSGPDFDRERRVAVAAAEEAGALLRRRFGTAYCLRTKGESGDVQVDLDLAAERLVLGRIQRHFPHDRILSEEAGLLDAAGERTWLVDPLDGSNNVAIGLPAYVVGIGLCLGGAPVMGVVHEPVTGETWHAVRGHGAHGASGALPGPAPALPRPGPVVAWTQGYAVERGDPTAVALRAALELRCRRVLQLWAPLLGWSLLARGTIDAFVGYRAEGVDLPTGALLAAETGVELRTLSGAPFRPGFAGDDSGRSYVAARGETLAYLLREVGEATRHVP, encoded by the coding sequence ATGCCGAACAGCGGGCCTGATTTCGACCGCGAGAGGCGGGTCGCCGTCGCCGCGGCGGAGGAGGCGGGCGCCCTGCTGCGCCGGCGCTTCGGTACGGCGTACTGCCTGCGGACGAAGGGCGAGTCCGGGGACGTGCAGGTCGACCTCGACCTCGCCGCCGAGCGGCTCGTGCTGGGCCGGATCCAGCGCCACTTCCCGCACGACCGGATCCTGTCCGAGGAGGCCGGGCTCCTCGACGCGGCGGGCGAGCGCACCTGGCTGGTCGACCCGCTGGACGGCAGCAACAACGTCGCGATCGGGCTGCCCGCGTACGTGGTGGGCATAGGGCTGTGCCTGGGCGGCGCCCCGGTGATGGGCGTGGTGCACGAGCCGGTCACCGGGGAGACCTGGCACGCGGTCAGGGGGCACGGGGCCCACGGCGCATCCGGCGCGCTGCCCGGCCCCGCCCCCGCGCTGCCGCGCCCCGGACCCGTCGTCGCCTGGACCCAGGGGTACGCCGTGGAGCGCGGTGACCCGACGGCGGTGGCGCTGCGGGCCGCGCTCGAACTGCGCTGCCGGCGCGTGCTGCAGCTGTGGGCGCCGCTGCTCGGCTGGAGCCTCCTGGCACGCGGCACGATCGACGCCTTCGTCGGCTACCGGGCCGAGGGCGTGGACCTGCCGACCGGGGCGCTGCTCGCGGCCGAGACGGGGGTGGAGCTGCGCACGCTGTCCGGGGCGCCGTTCCGGCCCGGTTTCGCCGGGGACGACAGCGGGCGCAGCTATGTGGCGGCGCGCGGCGAGACCCTCGCCTACCTGCTGCGGGAGGTGGGCGAGGCGACCAGGCACGTGCCGTGA
- a CDS encoding TIR domain-containing protein — protein MMTDGQFGAPAREFDFFISYSPADEPWAAWIAWTLEEAGYRTVVQAWDFVPGTNFIDFMDRGVSESRAAIAVLSRHYERSTYGRMEWQAALRASPESPERRLLTVRVDEMPIEGLLATITYVDLVGVADIDAARSLLLTRVEQAVDGHARPGRRPGYPGSGPGPVRHPEQPNPAQPQPSALAGPGWAGRRRPARAPLYPQDSAAGGGRAQDAVTVLHLAGPDFGRGREPDSLSRQIRGDLIMLRDAGAPAPDLMVVTGDLTASGSPRECDQASAS, from the coding sequence ATGATGACGGATGGGCAATTCGGCGCTCCCGCAAGAGAGTTCGACTTCTTCATCAGCTACTCCCCGGCCGACGAGCCGTGGGCGGCATGGATCGCCTGGACCCTGGAGGAAGCCGGCTACCGCACGGTCGTGCAGGCCTGGGACTTCGTACCGGGAACCAATTTCATAGACTTCATGGACCGCGGGGTCAGCGAGTCCCGGGCCGCGATCGCCGTACTGTCCCGCCATTACGAACGCTCCACCTACGGACGCATGGAATGGCAGGCCGCCCTGCGCGCATCGCCCGAGTCCCCCGAACGACGGCTGCTGACCGTGCGGGTGGACGAGATGCCGATCGAGGGACTGCTCGCCACCATCACCTACGTCGACCTGGTGGGCGTGGCCGACATCGACGCCGCCCGCTCCCTGCTGCTGACCCGGGTCGAGCAGGCCGTCGACGGACATGCCCGCCCGGGCCGGCGGCCCGGCTATCCCGGCAGCGGCCCCGGCCCCGTCCGCCACCCGGAGCAGCCGAACCCGGCCCAGCCGCAGCCGAGCGCACTCGCCGGCCCCGGCTGGGCCGGGCGCAGGCGGCCGGCCCGGGCACCGCTCTACCCGCAGGACTCCGCGGCCGGCGGCGGCCGGGCCCAGGACGCCGTGACCGTCCTGCACCTGGCCGGCCCGGACTTCGGGCGCGGCCGGGAGCCCGACTCGCTCAGCCGGCAGATCCGCGGCGACCTGATCATGCTCAGGGACGCGGGCGCTCCCGCCCCCGACCTGATGGTGGTGACCGGGGACCTCACCGCGTCCGGCAGTCCGCGCGAGTGCGACCAGGCCTCAGCTTCCTGA